The genomic interval AGATACGGCTCGGACCAAAGCATTTCAAGACGATACAATCAACTGCAATGACATCTTTAGATCTTTAGACCCGAAGACAGAGGAACATAATGACAAATCCCAATCCAAACAAGAGGTACCCATCAGAACTGTGCTGACAAATGGCATCGCTGGCATCGGAAAAACAGTCTCAGTGCAGAAGTTCATCCTTGACTGGGCAGAAGGAATAGCCAATCAGGATGTAGATTTTGTCTTCGCACTTCCATTTAGGGACTTGAATTTGATCAAAGATGACTGCAATCTCTTGAAACTCCTGAGTGACTTCCACCCTGAACTAACAGATATGCAGGACGCAAAGAAGGTGGTCGACGGTAAAGTTGTATTCATCTTTGATGGCCTCGATGAAAGCCAACTTCCACTGTGTTTCCATAACAACAAGAGGTTGTCTAATGTAACCGAGAAAACATCAGTGGACATGCTGCTGACAAACCTCATCAAGGGGAATATGCTTCCTGAAGCTCTCCTCTGGATAACCTCCCGACCAGCAGCAGTTGATAAGATACCCTCTGACTGTTTTGACCGTGTCACTGAAGTTCGAGGATTCAACGACCCACAGAAAGAAGAATACTTCAagaagagattcagtgatgatgAGAACCTGGCCAACAAAATCATCTCCCACATAAAGACATCAAGAagcctccacatcatgtgccacataCCGTTCTTCTGTTGGATTACTGCCAAGGTTTTTGGGAAAATGTTGAGCAAAAATGACCATGGAAAAGTCCCTCTGACTGAGATTTACATTCGCTTCCTACTCACTCTGACAAACATGAAGAACAAGAAATATAATGGGAAAAACGAACCAGATCCTCGTAATCTGTCAGAGCCTGACGTACAGATCATTCTGAAACTTGGAAAACTAGCCTTCCAAAACCTGGCAAAGAGCAATTTGGTGTTTTCTGAAGACTATTTGAGAGAGTGTGGCATTGATGTCAATGAAGCCTTCTTACTCTCAGGGATGTGCACAGATATCTTCAGAGAGGAGGACTCTATGTTTCAAGCAAAGATGTACAGCTTTGTGCATCTCACCATTCAAGAGTTCTTTGCAGCACTCTATGTTGCTTTCTCATATGCCAGTGAAAATGTCAACCCATTTTGTTTAAGAGACTACCAAGAGCTACCAAGAAAAAATTACAGTGTTTCTGGAGACACATATTTTGGAGACGGGGATGATGACTACAGGGATGATGACAACAGGGATGATGACTACAGGGATAATGACTGCAGGGAGGATGACTGCAGGGAGGATGACTGCAGGGATAATGACTGCAGGGATAATGACTGCAGGGAGGATGACTGCAGGGAGGATGACTGCAGGGAGGATGACTGCAGGGATAATGACTGCAGGGATAATGACTGCAGGGATAATGACTTCAGGGATGCTGACTTCAGGGATGCTGACTTCAGGGATGCTGACTTCAGGGATGCTGACTGCAGGGATGATGACTACAGGGATAATGACTTCAGGGATGCTGACTTCAGGGATGCTGACTTCAGGGATGCTGACTTCAGGGATGCTGACTTCAGGGATGCTGACTGCAGGGATGATGACTTCAGGGATGCTGACTTCGGGGATGCTGACTTCGGGGATGCTGACTTCAGGGATGATGACTGAAGGGAGGATGACTTAAGGGATGATGACTACAGGGATAATGACTTCAGGGATGATGACTTCAGGGATTATGACTGAAGGGAGGATGACTGAAGGGAGGATGACTGAAGGGAGGATGACTGCAGGGATGATGACTGCAGGGATGATGACTGCAGGGATGATGACTACAGGGAGGATGACTTCAGGGATGCTGACTGCAGGGATGATGACTGCAGGGAGGATGACTGCAGGGAGGATGACTGCAGGGAGGATGACTGAAGGGAGGATGACTGCAGGGAGGATGACTTAAGGGATGATGACTACAGGGATGATGACTGCAGGGAGGATGACTGCAGGGAGGATGACTGAAGGGATGATGACTGAAGGGATGATGACTTCAGGGATGATGACTTCAGGGATGATGACTTCAGGGATGATGACTGCTGGGATGATGACTACAGGGATGATGACTGCAGGGATGATGACTGCAGGGATGATGACTGCAGGGATGATGACTTCAGGGATGATGACTGCAGGGATGATGACTGCAGGGATGATGACTGAAGGGATGATGACTACTGGGATGATGACTGCAGGGACGATGACTGCAGGGATGATGGCTACAGTGATGAGGGCTACAGGGATGATAGCTGGAGCGAGGATGAAGACTACAGGCCACAACACAGAGGTTCTCAGCAGCTACAGAAAACATTGCATGACTTGCATAGGAGTGCGGTGGATGAATCTTTGAACAGCGAGACCGGTCACCTAGACCTCTTCCTCCGCTTCCTTCTGGGCATctcactggagtccaatcagaTACTCTTGAAAAGCCTAAAGCTCCAGacggagggagacacagagagcatCCAGAAGACCATCCAGTACATCAAAGATAGACTTTCAGACAAAAAACAAAGACAATATCCCTCCCCAGAGAGGTACATCAATCTCTTTCTCTGTTTGATTGAGTTGAACGATACCTTGTTTGTGAATTAAATTAACCtcttaataaatggatcactagtcaccttCAATAATGccacattaataatgtttacatatcttacattactcatatcacatgtatgtactgtattttataccatttactgcaccttgcctatgctaatcggccatcgctcatccaaatcggccatcgctcatctcttttacagcttaaacttgttttaaacgctaagaaaacaaatgtcatgtttttttctaggtctaaactctcagttagaaacacgtttgtaatcactagcttggatggtactcaaatcaataaggtctctgcatataaatacttaggggtatggttagatgataggctttcttttaaaaaacatgttactgaattgggaaaaaagctcaaattcaagataggattcctttacagaaacagggcttgtctgtcctctgtaaataggaaaaaaattgtgcaggctacttttatgtccgttttagattatggtgatattatctatatgcatgcatcggcaaatacattaaaaccactggatgctatttaccattgtgcactcaggtttatcacgggtgatagttacagaactcatcactgtatcctatatcaacatgtgggttgggtctctctatctgtgaggcgagagcaacatgctctcttgtttatttataaagcacttcttttaaaactacctccatatatatcatcattaatttccacaagatgtacaaatttaaaaccagatcacagatgtggattacattagagactcctgcggtctccacagagttgggtaggactgccttcagttcctttgcaccTTATAGCTActggcgccgaaaagagatggccgcctcgcttcgcgttccttggaaaatatgcagttttttgtttttttatgtgttatttcttacatcggtaccccaggtaatcttaggtttcattacatacagtcgggaggaactactgaatatacgattaacgtcaactcatcatcgttcctaccaggaatatgactttcccgaaacggatccagtgttttgccttccacccaatacaatggatctgatcccagccggcgaccctgtgcgacgccgaaaaaggggcaaacgaggcggtctcgtggtcaggcttcggagacgggcacatcgcgctccactccctagcatactactcgccaatgtccagtctcttgacaataaggttgatgaaatccgagcacgggtagcattccagagagacatcagggattgcaacgtgctctgcttcacggaaacatggctaactcaagggacgctaacggagtcggtgcagccagctggtatcttcatgcatcgcgccgacagaaacaaacatctttccggtaagaagaggggcgggggggtatgccttatgattaacgagaagtggtgtgatcatcataacaacacacaggaactcaagtcattctgttcacctgatctagaactcctcacaatcaaatgtcgaccgcattatctaccaagggaattctcttcaatcataatcacagccgtatatattcccccccaagcagacacatcgatggccctgaacgaactttatctgactctttgtaaactggaaaccacacaccctgaggctgcattcatcgtagctggggattttaacaaggctaatctaaaaacaaaactccctaaactTTTGAATGCTGTAgtgtcctgcacggtgctgggctgtaagcacaacccccacctgtggacgtcgggccctcatactaccctcatggagtctgtttctgaccgtttgagcagacacatgcacatttgtggcctgctggaggtcattttgcagggctctggcagtgcacctccttgcacaaaggcggaggtagcggtcctgctgctgggttgttgccctcctacggcctcctccacgtctcctgatgtactggcctgcctcctggtagcgcctccatgctctggacactacgctgacagacacagcaaacctttttgccacagctcgcattgatgtgccatcctggatgaactgcactacctgagccacttgtgtgggttgtagactccgtctcatgctaccactagagtgagagcaccgccagcattcaaaagtgaccaaaacatcagccaggaagcataggaactgagaagttgtctgtggtcaccacctgcagaatcactccttttttgggggtgtcttgctaattgcctataatttccaccttttgtctattccatttgcacaacagcatgtgaaatgtattgtcaatcagtgttgcttcctaagtggacagtttgatttcacagaattgtgattgacttggagttacattgtgttgtttaagtgttccctttatttttttgagcagtgtatatatatacttatatgtacatattctctttcacccctttagatttgtgtgtattaggtagttgttggggaattgttagattacttgtattaggtagttgatggggaattgttagattacctgttagatattattgcactgtcggaactagaagcacaagcatttcgctacactcgcattaacatctgctaaccatgtgtatgtgagcaataaaatttgatttgatttgatttgaaatttgatttggTACGGCTAAGAAAGAGAAAAACACTCTCGTGCTCATCGACTGTAGTCAGTGCAAGAGGGCCAACTGACAAATACGGCTGTGTAAGATGGCAGCCTGACTTTCCCACAGAAGAAACGGAAGAAACTTTGGAGGCAAAGCGTAAGGAAATGGAGAAGCGTTATTCCAGAGAAGGACCAACAGGAGGTGACAAAGGACAACTCTCGCAGCTCATGCAAGCAACATTTTACTTACAGCGCTGTGCCATGAACGCTAGCCCAGCATTTAAGATAGCCGAGCTGAGGAGTAAGTGGCCATACCTTTTCACACAGAAGGAACTCTACAACCACTTCAAGTTACTGGCAGATGTCTCAATCCTGGGAAAAATGGATGCAACGATGGCGAGAAAAATAAAAGATTTATCATCCAATACTTCCGCTACAAACCAACAAATGAAGAGGTTCATCCTGTCAAGTGTCGGGGTaggttccttgtcaatcattggcttatTGGTGAAATCAGCAGTCAGACAATATCTTCTTTAAGTCAATCAAACCTTTTTTAATGCAACTGCAGACAGAAATGAACAGTGGAAACACAGCATGTATGTTTCAGAGTAAGTTCTGCGACCAAGCAGAGGGCACAGCTGATTATATACATGTGATCACTCCCTGGTGGTGTGATCACCTACGTCAATGTATATGTCCAATGAGTTGAGGTTACCTTAATGCAGATACCTAGAAGAGTAGCTTCTCTAAATTCTAAGTATCATCAGCATGTTCCACTGTCGCACGAGATCAAAGTGGCCAACCTAGACAGTGTTTACTTCACAGCTCTTTACCTAGTTCCAGTTTGTCTCTCGCCTAGCCTGCAGGCACGTTCTTGCAACAGCTAGGGTGTAACCGCAATGACTAATAtggctacagttgaagtctgaagtttacatacaccttagccaaatacatttaaactcagttttttacaattcctgacatttaatcctaataaaaatcccctgtcttaggtcagttaggatccccactttattttaagaatgtgaaatgtcagaataacagtagagagaattatttatttctgcttttatttctttcatcacattcccagtgggtaagaagtttacatacactcaattagtatttggtagaattgcctttaaattgcttaacttgggtcaaacgtttcgggtagccttccacaagcttcccacaataagttggctgaattttggcccattcctcctggcagagctggtgtaactgagtcaggtttgtagacagTGTTTACTTCTCAGCTCTTTACCTAGTTCCGGTCTGTCTCTCGCCCAGCTTGCAGGCACGTTCTTGCAACAGCTAGGGTGTAACCGCAATGACTAATATAGATAGCTTGCATAAGGCAAGATAAGATGCAG from Salvelinus alpinus chromosome 2, SLU_Salpinus.1, whole genome shotgun sequence carries:
- the LOC139545743 gene encoding NACHT, LRR and PYD domains-containing protein 4E-like, whose protein sequence is MDETPQSLIPAQDSGPQSSITVQPTPPQSSITAQPTPPPSSITAQPTPPPSSITAQPTPPQSSITAQPAPPPSSITAQPTPPQSSITAQPAHPPSSIMAQPAHPPSSITAQPAHPPSSIMAQPAHPPSSIMAQPAHPPSSIMAQSAHPQSSITAQPAHPPSSITAQPAPPQTSIMAQGGSVVVAPQLVGCIVAGSVYQHISVTIPSHGADEELPKVKDKHKSNMKKKFGSIFEGLGKRGNTTLLDKIYTELYITAGESEGVNKEHEVRQIEDTARTKAFQDDTINCNDIFRSLDPKTEEHNDKSQSKQEVPIRTVLTNGIAGIGKTVSVQKFILDWAEGIANQDVDFVFALPFRDLNLIKDDCNLLKLLSDFHPELTDMQDAKKVVDGKVVFIFDGLDESQLPLCFHNNKRLSNVTEKTSVDMLLTNLIKGNMLPEALLWITSRPAAVDKIPSDCFDRVTEVRGFNDPQKEEYFKKRFSDDENLANKIISHIKTSRSLHIMCHIPFFCWITAKVFGKMLSKNDHGKVPLTEIYIRFLLTLTNMKNKKYNGKNEPDPRNLSEPDVQIILKLGKLAFQNLAKSNLVFSEDYLRECGIDVNEAFLLSGMCTDIFREEDSMFQAKMYSFVHLTIQEFFAALYVAFSYASENVNPFCLRDYQELPRKNYSVSGDTYFGDGDDDYRDDDNRDDDYRDNDCREDDCREDDCRDNDCRDNDCREDDCREDDCREDDCRDNDCRDNDCRDNDFRDADFRDADFRDADFRDADCRDDDYRDNDFRDADFRDADFRDADFRDADFRDADCRDDDFRDADFGDADFGDADFRDDD